The Arachis ipaensis cultivar K30076 chromosome B07, Araip1.1, whole genome shotgun sequence genomic interval CATCCCTTGCCGTGTCTCCGCCGTCAATTTCTTCGCGGACCGTAATACTGACGAGGTCTTCCTCAAGATTCTTCTCCATCCTGTCACCGATGGATCAGCTCAAGATTTTTTTCCACCTGCCGGCGCCGCCGAAGGCAGCGGTGGCAATGGCAATGGCGACGATGAAAAGGTTGAGTCGTATGCCAAGATTCTCACGCGGTCAGATGCGAACAATGGTGGAGCATTTTTGGTGCCGAGGCTCTGTGCGGACTTGATCCTCCCGCCGTTGAACTTTGAAGAAAAACGGCCGGGGCAGACGCTTAGCATTACCGACCTTCATGGCAATGTTTGGGAGTTCCGCCATGGCTACCGCGGAAGGCCGAAGCGGCACCTTTTGACTGCAGGGTGGAGCAAGTTCGTGGACAGCAAGAAGCTTATCTACGGGGATACTCTAATCTTCATGAAGGACTCCGATGGGAAGATATTCGTCGGGTTACGCCGCAATATGTCGCCGGACGAGGacggattggactggttatcagCAGCGTCCGTGGGGATGGACGAGctggaaaaggaagaagaagaggtgaTGACAGAAGGGTTTGCAAGGAACGGGAAGGGGAGGGTGACTTCAGCGTCGGTGGCAGAGGCTATGGAGCTGGCAGCGCAGAACAAGCCGTTCGAAGTTATTTACTATCCGAGTGTGGGATGGGAGGAGTTTATTGTGAAGGCAGAAGATGTGGAGACGAAGATGAATGATGTTCTTTATAGTGTTGGGAAGAGAGTGAAGATGGCCAGAGAGAACTACGATTCTTCGCAGATGACTTGGTTTCAAGGAACTGTTTCTGGTATTTCTGTTCCCGCTGATGATCAACCATGGAGCAGTTCTCCTTGGCGCATGCTTCAGGTATGAATGATAAGGGGGACATTCAGtggttttctttggtttttttcCTGCTTATTTTCTGCGCCTAATTGTGGATTTTGAGTGGTTTGTTATACAGTTTAATGGATCTTGACGGAATGGTGTTTTGGTATTATATGTGAAGAACGACTTTTTGGGTCTGttttatgtgaaaaaaaaaaagagaggtgTTTCTCGGTGTTTTGTGTACATAGTAAACTGGGTTTTATGGGGGATGTTTTCCAtcaattttcatgtttttttctCGCTTGATTAGGAGTCTTTGTTGACTTTTGTAACTGAAATGTTTTCCATTGAAGGAAACTACATCAAATTACTGGTACTGATTTTGGTACTCTTTATCTTATTTGACATCATCTAGGTCACATGGGATGATCATGATGAAATCTTGAAGAATGCAAACTCAGTCAGTCCATGGCAGGTGGAGATTCTTTCTGCCTTACCTTCAACTCCCGCGGCATTCCCCCCAACAAAGAAGCTTAGAGTTACTAATAGAGAGGAAGAATCCTCCCTTTCTATACCAAGATTCTCTAGTCCTAATTCAGCAATGGTACTGTTTAAAGAAGCATTATTGAGTTATTATGGCAAAACTTCTCCTGCTGCCATGCAGGGAGCCAGGCATGATGTCTCTTCTGCTCCTATTTGTTCCATTTTTGCAAGTAACAACTCTCCAACGTTTATGGATAATTCCTTGGGGAACAACATAGTAGTACCGAGGACTGATACTATATTGACAGAACAACCTAACAGCAACTCAGCCAAATCTGGCCATTCTACTACTGTTTCATTTCAGCTATTTGGTCATACTATCCGGTTAGAACAACCTGCTGAAATTGGTGACCATAATAGAGATGACAATAATAGAGACATTGACAACCCAGTCCAACAAACTTTGACTTGCACAAACTTACTTCATTACCTTGATGATGGGGAATATCTGCGCAAGTGATGTTTATGCATGACATGCAGAGCAACAAGCTGTACAGGTATGCTTATATCTGAAGACCGAAACGAAATTaacttagaaataaatcaaatattaaaaaaaaaaagtatataaccATTTTAGTCCTCAAAGAATTTTAAATCAGACATTTTAGtctccaactaaaattaattactcaatAGGTCCTTAACAATTAATTATGTCAGTCACTTATGTTCTTGGCTCCGTCAATTCTAACGGAAGACAAAATGGTCTCTGAAAACTCTAACATTGGATAAAAtgatccctgacaactctaacaaggAACAAAATGATTCCTGACCCCTTTATTCGAAAACGAGACTGTTCTTccccaatttttatcatatctcgcataaccctaacattcatactctccttcttcacATTCACCGTCTTTTTttccatcttttccttcctcctctttACTTCCAAAATTAAGCCATGGTGTAATTGTCACACGTGTCGCACCTACCTCAACATATCATGGACCACACACTTCCTAAATCTTTGTGACTggtacatccacctcctctgcactTCACCCACCAAAAGTATCCACTTCCACGTCTTTGATAATATCACCTCCAACTCCGACAACGTCCAcgacatcctcaagaccaagttccacaactaTTATAAGGGCACGCCTTTCTCCACTCTCCggcaagcaatatagattgttggacattaggacatcatgagaagattctcTTTCGACATCATATGTaaattctcatttgaaatagacactgagtgcttcattccttctttCCCGGAGTCCAAGCTTTTACAACGAGCAATGTCGTCGTTGCCGCTCATATGGAAACTGAAGCGATTACTTAACATTGGTTCggagaagaagctgaaggaagcGATTGGAGTGGTGGACAATGTGGTCATGGAGATGTTAGGGCAGAGGAGGAGGGAGATGGCAACAACGACGACGAGTCTTAACAAATCAGACTTGTTGTCTAGATTCATGGGATCCATCAAAGATGACAACTAGTTGAAAGACATAGGCATTAGTTTCCTaagtatgaattggttgagaacaagttgaaGATTTTTTTCCTGTGAATATTAAATTTATAGAGTGTACATTGTGTAGTTTGAAGTTACAGTGTTAGACTGTtagtgttatgcgagatatgatggaaattggGAGAGAACAGTGTCGTTTTCGAATAGAGGAGatcagggatcattttgtcccctgttagagttgtcagggactattttgtccttcGTTAGAATTAACGGAATAAAGGACCTAAGTGACTAACAGAGTTAATTGTTAGgaactaatagaataattaattttagttggggactAAAGTGTCCAATCTAAAATtgtttgaggaccaaaatggataTATACTCTAAAAAAAACAACTCTTGGTGTGTAGCGTGACAAATTTATATGCAAGCTCATTGGGGTGCTTAGTGCTTGTTAGAGAATTATTTTATctatattttgttaaaatttcGGTGTGAAACTATGAAGCAAACTCAAAAATTGTGGTTGTCTTCATAATAATTCTTTTGCTTGATGGAGAAAATTCCCATTTTTTTCCCCAGAATTGGACTAGTAATCAGAGTTGCAACCATAATTGTTGTTTTCTTAGCTTATATATAAGGTCATTTCATGGATGTTTCTACGATTGTTCTTCATGTTTGGTGAGTTACTATTTAATCTTTTTACTGCCTTTTATGCAGGTTACTGTCAAAGGCTAGATGCTATTACCCCGTTGACCTTTTCTTTCTGTTCTGGTCAAACTTGGAACAAAGGAACTAACTGCGCCATGTTAGGTTATGGGTTATGTGAATAGGTCACAGTACAGTTACTTTGCTTTTGATAGAGCTAATCAATCATAATTCTAGCTTCTAAAGAAGCAATCTCAATTTGTTGTGAAATTATTATTTCTACTACTTAGGGAAATTATAAGGTATATCAATACAGATATTCTATTTTAATCATGAACATAGTGACTTAGCGACACTTAATTTTTTTCAGTGCAATGAGAAATAGCTTCAAAGAGTATTAAGGCCCAGTTTggataaataacttaaataagttcttttggaaaaagagcttaaagcataatgacttttattaatagtagcttataaataagttattttgtgtttggatttttagttataaaagtacttattttaaagttgtagtgtttggataaataactcaaaaaataatttttttttttacaaaagaggatgaatattaaaataacgatgataacaaatattttccaatattgaatgttgattttacCTAATCTAATCACtaatattgtgtatgatatggtaggtgaaaataaaaaataactataaaatgtgtcaatgtatattttgttgctgttttttattttactcctattagaactcccttctcctttattgaggttaagaacttgctataattaactatgaaaataatagcaagctataaaatcacatgtgaaaaaaataaaattaaaactaaaatttcataccacatttaaatacaaatttaataataaaaaatagagtgataaaatgataaaaaaaatacttagaaGGAATATATGCAGTAGGTTGTTCTTCAGATGCAATATTGTCTGAAAATGAAAATGGTGGTAGAGGATCAATACTTTCATCAGATGAATCATTACGTGAAAATGATGGTGAGGGTCGGAACATTGCATGAGAATGATGGTGGAATGATGGTGGAAGGCCAATGCTTCTAGCAGACCTTGAGTGAAAATGGCGGTGAAGAGTCAATATTTTTCATAGagtagattttttttgttttgaaattaatttaaaaaaaaggtgGTAAAATGACTTATCAAAAAGCCGAAAAGTCATATATTTCTACTTCTTCAAAAAGCTGTAAATTAACTTTTCGGGAAGTTAAAAGCTTTTTTTAAGATGGTGCCAAACACGCAGATTATGACTTTTCATAATCCAAAAGTCAAAAAAAGTAGCTTCTGCTACTTCCCAAACGGACTCTAAATGGCTTAAAGTTCCGTACGACTTTCATAGTAATAATtcgattttttgttttcttctttctgCGGCAGGGATAAGATTATAATAGTTAAATAGCATTAAGAAAATGCTACTTATAcaacaaaattcaatttttaatattttattattttaatttttaattaattatattttctatttttaaggaACCACTCTTATTTTAAACTTTATCAACTAAAAAATCTCTAACTTCTTATCactataataaaatattttctttattttctccttCTCTATCATCGTTACCAATTTCTCGTTCacattctttatctttatctctctTTCATAGAGACCATATTATTCTCTCATATAGCAAAATTTTCtgcttcaaataaaaaaaaactcatgTAAGTATTTTATCTATACATCCGAAATTAGAATATCATTATAAACTCAGCTGGTCCAAACACATTCAAAAGTATGTTGCCTTTGATTATTCAGGAAAAAAAACCAAAACAAGAACAacataaacacatccaaaattatgtTACCTTTCATTAAtcgagagaaaaataaaaaataatataaacacatctaaaattatgttGTCTTTCATtaatcgaaaaaaaataaaaaaatgaaagaggAGACCAACCACTACAAATAATGCAGAATAGTCAACAAAAATTATGTACACATCCAAAACAGTTTGATTACAAGCTCAGCTGGCTCCAATTAAACACATAAACACATATAAAATTATGCAACTTTTTAGTAACCAGAattaaaaaacaacaacaatataaATACATCTAAAACACATAAAAACACATTTAAAATTATACAGCCTCCCAGATTAAAAAAACAACATAAAAACATCCAAAATTATACTTTAATTAATCagaaaaaaataacaatataGACACATCCAAAATTATGATGCCTTTCATTAATAGAGGGAAAAAAAAGCCAGCAAGTAAAGCATAAACACGTTTATTAACAGAAAAAAANNNNNNNNNNNNNNNNNNNNNNNNNNNNNNNNNNNNNNNNNTAGTgaagttttcaaaatcaattaaactcacttcaattattttttttattcaaaacattcaaaactcatgtaaaaaacacatttaaaattaaataaacaacataaacacatttaaaattatgtattaacacatctaaattattgttattatagttctaaattacatattgaacacagacaaaattaaactcaaatacacatccaaaattataagaatgcactctaaatattttatccaacacatccaaaactcatgtaaaaaaacttttatatatgtacataagaacataatgaacaatatgaacacatccaaaattaagtATTGACACATCTAAATTAGGTTAACATTACAATTCCCAAATCAAACATATGagtgcaaaaaaaaattataatcacaaatacatttaaagaaaaaagaaaaaaaaaacacagacaCTTCCAATATtatacattaattaaaaaaaatagaactttttattaaGCGAAAAAAAAGGGATAACATATCTTCATGAATAAACTCAAccaaatttttttagaattttgcaAGCATAACTACCAGAGACAGAAGGAGTGTGACGTGGGGGAGGAGAAAGGGGGAGTCGCGGGAGAAGGGGGCGGTTGTGTGTGGCGCGAGGGAGGAGACCAGGGACGAGGAGGAGCCCATCAATAGAGGAGGCGCGGGGAGGAGCGCGTCGCCGAAGGAGGAGATCGTCGCAGAGGAGTGCGCAACGCAGGAGAAGACGAAAGCGGCCACAGATGAGGAGGAGGCGCTACAGCTCTGAATCTTTACAGAGTGAAGATTTTACTAGTGATTTAAGatgatttaagatttattttagaattttaaattcgaaattttgaattctaactaatttgatttttggatgtgtatttaaattataatatattaataattaaatatattaaatctgaaacagaaatttaaaattattattataataaaaggCTGAATATTGTACAACTTTTAAAGGATACCTAGTTAAATTGTAACATTAAATACTACTTGAGAGCCAATGAAAAACATTAAAGTTTTTTATGatcatttttgtttaaaaaatgtAACATATTTGTTTggtcatattttttttttggtgactttgtTTGGtcatattttaaataaaagcAATATTTTTATGACATATAAAAATTAAGTTTTAACAACTTATCAtctaataatcaaaataaaatatcttcaCATGATCACAACTATAAAATATTAATTGGAGTAGCCACCTTAAATTTATTGTACCAAAAATAAAGTg includes:
- the LOC107607847 gene encoding auxin response factor 17-like, translated to MAWRDGCTVQILQHGRFFIAASVLTAGSNDPYGVLGVYLSSNDQHRRAQFAELTSVTQQFDGKVVLMGDFNAISNQLEKAGGGAKSHSSIETFNSFIDDNSLIDIATSHWAIRKTIVSIGPPWVSPASAMPRLRRSSPTLSTSPSSPTPIPAKFWRACAGISARAPVMNSKVYYFPQGHIDQAASKPRNLSSLVYARPVIPCRVSAVNFFADRNTDEVFLKILLHPVTDGSAQDFFPPAGAAEGSGGNGNGDDEKVESYAKILTRSDANNGGAFLVPRLCADLILPPLNFEEKRPGQTLSITDLHGNVWEFRHGYRGRPKRHLLTAGWSKFVDSKKLIYGDTLIFMKDSDGKIFVGLRRNMSPDEDGLDWLSAASVGMDELEKEEEEVMTEGFARNGKGRVTSASVAEAMELAAQNKPFEVIYYPSVGWEEFIVKAEDVETKMNDVLYSVGKRVKMARENYDSSQMTWFQGTVSGISVPADDQPWSSSPWRMLQESLLTFVTEMFSIEGNYIKLLVTWDDHDEILKNANSVSPWQVEILSALPSTPAAFPPTKKLRVTNREEESSLSIPRFSSPNSAMVLFKEALLSYYGKTSPAAMQGARHDVSSAPICSIFASNNSPTFMDNSLGNNIVVPRTDTILTEQPNSNSAKSGHSTTVSFQLFGHTIRLEQPAEIGDHNRDDNNRDIDNPVQQTLTCTNLLHYLDDGEYLRK